The genomic segment GCTAATTCAGTCAGAATAAGGCTTAAATGAAGTAATATCTAATCATCATCAAACCACCCATTATACCAGAGGAAATAATTACAAGCTTTATATCAGCTTTTGTCAACTGCCTGGTTTTTGGATATCTAACCATTATATAAACAAGAAAAAACAAGACGATTACAGGCAGGGCAGGAAGAAACACACCAAGATAATGAGCCATAAAAATAGCTGACATTAAACCTAAAACCGTTACAGGCATATAAAAATCAATCTTTTTTTCTTTTATCATAATATCCAGGCTTTTTCCTGTTATATTATCATCTATTGCAAACCTGGCAGAAAAAGCAGCTAAAAATGTAATAATTACCCAGTCTGAAAGCCCAAAAACAGGTACAGGTTTTTCAATTCCTAAAATTACAAATTTAATCAAAATAAAATCACTGTAAGGTGCCGGCCCCTGCATTCCAGTTTCATAATATTTTTTAATAGTTCCAGCTATTTCTGCACTCGGCCCGCTTACAACGCTGAACAGGTCTGCAATAGACATAATAACACATAAGGGAATAAGTTCAGCAGGCCGTTTAAGAGGGGTTACAATCCAGGTTCCCAGTAAAACTGCAAATATTAAAAGATTGGCTGTATTGATAATATAAATAAAGCTGAAGGTATGCCCGGTTTTCCTGACAAATAAAAATAATGCAATATTCAGGCATATATTAAGACCCAATAATATTTTCCGAAAATTATGCCTTTGTTTAAGTTCCGGTTCTGCATATATTATAAAGATAGATGTTAAAAGCGAAGACAGACAAAGGAAAAAAACTAAAGATATTAAAGATATTATATTTTCATATGCCAGGCTGCCTGGTAAAAGCAGTCCTGCCCCTGAAATTACAAGGGATATTATAATCCAGATTCCATACATGGCAGTTAAAGGAATAAGTATTTTTGCCATTATATGAAAATTTATTAACTTGTTCATATATTTAAACTTTGTAAAACTATGTTCCCAGATAAATCTGGGAACAAGCCTGTACCAGCTTTTTATTTTTGCAGTTTTCCCGCTTTTTCAGCAACAGCTTCTTTAAATTTTGCAGCATTAATTACAAATCTTTCATGAGTTCCTTTGGATATTGTATCAATACCATCATCAGCTATTATATTAAAAGTCAGTTTCCTGCCTTCTACCTTGTCCAGTCTTCCTTTGACTGTTACTGTAAATCCAGGAGGAGTGGCTGCTGTATGATTTAAATTAAATCCTATGCCCACACTTTGCTCATCAGGCCAGTCAAGATGGGGATTTAAAGCTTTAATGCAGGCAAATTCAAATAAACCTACCATATATCCTGATGCAAAAACATTGGGCATTACCCGGCCTTCTGGAAATTCAGGAAATAAACCAGGCACAGTTTTATCTTCAGGTACTGTATATTGAAATTCAAATGTAAGCCCCGGCTGTAAAGAATCTTTCATGCTGTTCCTCCATATTTGTTATTGGTTTATGTTAAATAAATCAGCAGTTTTCTATTTTCTTGAACTTGCTTTTTGCGCTCCCAGGGGACTATTGCATTGGGGGCAGCGTCCTGCAAATTCACTTACGCGCCCGCTCCATCCGCATCCAGCACATTTAACAGCCTGGGTATATTTTTCAGGCTCTTTTGATGTAAAAAGCTTTTTAATAAAAGAGAGTATCATCAAAATTACAACAGCAAGTCCCCCGTATATCAGTATATCTTTTAAAGTAAAACCTCCAAACACTATTGTATCAAGCTCCATCTATTATCTCCTTTGTTAAAAATTGTTTCACTTTTTCATATTCTTCTATAATTTTTAAATATAAGATTTCATTATCTTCAAGCTTTTTTTCCCGGGCCATAGTTTCAATGGTTTTCAACATCTCAGAAAGAGATACTGCCCCTACTGTTCCGCTGCTTGATTTAAGGCTGTGGGCAATACTTTCAATTTGTTCTGCCGAAGATTCATGAACTGCCGCCTCAAGCTTTTTTAAAAGTGCTGGTGTATTTGACAGATAATTTTTTACAACCTTTTCCAGAAGAGTTGAGTTTCCATTTTTCTGAAGCAGCCTGATATTATTTAATACATTTATATCCACTGAAGTATCTATTTGTTCAGCTTTTTTTTCAAGAATCCAGGTCATAATTATTTTTTCAAGTTCATCAGTTTTAAAAGGTTTGCTTACAAAATCATCCATTC from the Desulfonema limicola genome contains:
- a CDS encoding thioesterase family protein, giving the protein MKDSLQPGLTFEFQYTVPEDKTVPGLFPEFPEGRVMPNVFASGYMVGLFEFACIKALNPHLDWPDEQSVGIGFNLNHTAATPPGFTVTVKGRLDKVEGRKLTFNIIADDGIDTISKGTHERFVINAAKFKEAVAEKAGKLQK